A single region of the Vicia villosa cultivar HV-30 ecotype Madison, WI linkage group LG4, Vvil1.0, whole genome shotgun sequence genome encodes:
- the LOC131597907 gene encoding uncharacterized protein LOC131597907: MQRAFKWRNNGETQNLKLRLISSRSTDGRVYNQPTVSEVAALVVGDIDTAEMCDIIMQTRGGGLQRINELHAAYMAYQYPLIFPYGEDGYRPDVAHRDLPSNSNSVRNRLTIREFLAYRIQTRCNEAKTLLSSRRLFQQFLVDGYTMLESEKLEWLRKNQPKLRVSKYNALNEEGDQNQTQGNSIGKRVVLPSSFVGGRRFMDQLYYDGMAICSKVGFPDLFITFTCNPNWPEIQRVLGPLHLKPQDRPDIISRVFKIKFDQLLTDLTKKGVLGKVQKDIDKIISAEVPDPETHPRLYSLVKAQMVHGPCGLANPKTPCTKDGRCTKFYPKKFQPTTIVDQEGYPVYRRRDNKHTIEKNGLIFQSGHVVPHNPSLLLKYEAHINMEWCNQSTSIKYLFKYINKGSDRISAIIQGQDRNNVDEIKQYLDCRYISPSEACWRIFSYSIHGRKPAVERLYFHMEGENSVYYKDYEQVGDVLLKPSVTESMFTAWFEANKTYEEARLLTYGDFVSKFVYHKRSRSWKPRKRGYTIGRLIWVPQSTGELFYLRMMLTVKKGPLCYQDIKTVDGKKLKTFRDACFAMGFLQDDREFVEAIKEAHQWGSGHFLRKLYVTMLLSSSMNRPEHVWRKTWMYLSDGILYDQRVITRDPGLTMSDAELKERTLMAIETLLQNNNRSLKDFKTMPYPKDYVESFTGNRLLYDERQYDVVAQQQIFESLYASLTALRSKKKIVLPVASSGIASLLLPGGRTAHSRFKIPVPTLETSICNIENKMILPSF; encoded by the exons ATGCAAAGAGCTTTCAAATGGCGAAACAATGGGGAAACTCAAAACCTCAAGCTACGACTCATTTCTAGCCGATCCACCGATGGAAGGGTGTATAACCAACCTACTGTGTCTGAAGTTGCAGCCTTGGTTGTTGGTGATATAGACACGGCAGAAATGTGTGATATCATTATGCAAACAAGAGGAGGAGGACTTCAGCGAATCAACGAACTGCATGCTGCTTACATGGCTTACCAAtatcctttgatttttccttatgGTGAGGACGGTTATAGACCTGATGTAGCTCATAGGGACTTGCCTTCCAACAGTAACAGCGTAAGAAATAGGCTCACAATTCGGGAATTTTTGGCATACCGCATTCAAACCAGGTGCAACGAAGCTAAGACTCTATTATCTTCTAGAAGGTTGTTCCAGCAATTTCTGGTCGATGGTTACACAATGTTGGAGTCTGAGAAACTTGAATGGTTACGTAAAAATCAACCAAAACTTCGGGTTTCCAAGTACAATGCTTTAAATGAAGAGGGAGACCAGAATCAAACGCAAGGGAACAGCATAGGTAAACGAGTCGTTTTGCCTTCCTCATTTGTCGGAGGTCGTAGGTTTATGGATCAATTGTACTATGATGGAATGGCTATATGCAGTAAAGTTGGATTTCCAGATTTGTTTATTACCTTTACTTGTAACCCAAATTGGCCTGAGATTCAGAGAGTACTTGGACCTCTTCATTTGAAGCCTCAAGATCGACCAGATATCATCTCGAGAGtattcaaaatcaagtttgatcAATTGCTTACAGATTTAACCAAAAAAGGTGTTCTTGGAAAA GTCCAGAAAGACATTGACAAGATCATCAGTGCTGAAGTGCCCGATCCTGAAACACATCCTCGGTTGTACAGTTTGGTCAAAGCTCAAATGGTTCATGGTCCTTGTGGTTTGGCAAATCCCAAGACACCTTGCACGAAAGATGGGAGGTGCACCAAGTTTTACCCTAAGAAGTTTCAACCTACGACTATCGTGGACCAAGAAGGGTATCCTGTTTATAGGAGAAGAGACAACAAACACACTATTGAAAAAAATGGATTAATCTTTCAAAGTGGTCATGTTGTTCCTCACAATCCAAGTTTGTTGTTGAAGTACGAAGCCCACATTAACATGGAATGGTGCAACCAAAGTACTTCTATCAAATACCTTTTCAAATATATAAACAAAGGTTCCGATAGAATTTCTGCAATCATACAAGGCCAAGATAGAAACAACGTCGACGAGATCAAGCAATATTTGGATTGTCGATACATCTCCCCAAGTGAAGCATGTTGGAGGATATTTTCCTATTCTATACATGGCAGAAAGCCAGCCGTAGAAAGACTGTATTTTCACATGGAAGGTGAAAACTCTGTGTACTACAAAGACTACGAGCAGGTTGGTGATGTGTTACTCAAACCAAGTGTAACAGAGTCGATGTTTACAGCATGGTTTGAAGCAAACAAAACTTATGAAGAAGCAAGATTACTAACTTATGGAGACTTTGTTTCTAAATTTGTCTATCATAAACGAAGTCGGAGTTGGAAACCAAGGAAACGAGGGTATACCATTGGTCGACTCATTTGGGTTCCTCAGAGCACCGGTGAGTTGTTTTATTTAAGGATGATGCTCACTGTCAAAAAGGGTCCTTTATGCTATCAGGACATCAAGACGGTGGACGGTAAAAAGCTAAAAACATTTAGAGATGCATGCTTTGCGATGGGATTTTTACAAGATGATCGTGAATTTGTTGAGGCAATCAAAGAGGCGCATCAGTGGGGTTCAGGTCATTTTTTACGCAAGTTGTATGTTACCATGTTACTATCTTCGTCGATGAATAGACCCGAACATGTTTGGAGAAAGACTTGGATGTATTTATCGGATGGCATTCTTTATGATCAACGAGTCATCACAAGAGATCCAG GTTTGACAATGAGTGATGCCGAGTTAAAAGAACGGACACTCATGGCTATTGAAACTCTATTACAAAATAATAATCGAAGTTTGAAGGACTTCAAGACAATGCCATATCCGAAAGATTATGTTGAATCCTTTACAGGAAATCGACTCCTTTATGATGAACGTCAATATGATGTTGTTGCTCAGCAACAAATTTTTGAAAGTCTGTATGCTTCTCTTACAG CCCTTAGGtctaagaaaaaaattgttttgccGGTTGCTTCAAGTGGGATTGCAAGTTTGTTGTTACCAGGTGGAAGAACAGCTCATTCTAGATTTAAGATTCCTGTCCCTACATTAGAAACTTCTATATGCAACATTGAAAACAAGATGATCTTGCCGAGCTTCTAA